The nucleotide sequence TCGCTTCCTTGACGACCCGGACGCAGCCGTGGCACGGGCAAATTCTGCCGGGCCACTGGTCGCGCTGGCGCCCCCCTCCGACGCCCGTAGCTTGCACCTCGCCCGTCCGCCGCCCCCATACCGTGGAGCCACTCGTGCCCAACGTCGTACGTCCGCGCGCCGCCCTCCCCCTCTCGCGACGCATTTTCGCGGCGCTGTCGATCGCCACCGCGCCCTCGTTCGTTCCCAGCATGGGCTTTGCGCAGGCGCCGACCACCCCGGACCTCGTCATCACCAATGCTTCGTTGATCGACGGGGCGCGCGGCGCCTTTGCCACGGGCGCGACGGTGGTGATTCGCGACGGGAAGATCGCCCAGGTCGCCACCGGCGCGGCCACCGTTCCGCCAGGCGCAACGGTCATCGATGCCCGCGGGCGCTACCTCCTCCCGGGGCTCATCGATGCGCACACGCACATCGCCTCGCTGGCCAACGCACGGCGCGCCCTCGAGTCTGGCGTTACCACCATTCGTTCGGCGTCGACTCCCGCCTTCCAGGACGTCGCGCTGCGCGAGGCGGTGCGGGGGGGCGTCATCGCCGGCCCGGACGTCGTCGCCGCGGGGCTCTTCGTCTCCCCGGAACTTGGCGACGGGATGCTTGGCGACCCGCGACTTCCAAGGCTCGCCGGTGCCATGCAGAGCGAGGCCGGATTGCGCGAGGCCGTGCGCATCAACCTCGACCGCGGCGTGGATGTCATCAAGACGCGCGGCACCGAGCGCGCCGGGCTCCCCAACACCGACCCGCGCAAGCAGTCGTACACCGAACAGCAGCTCTCGTGGATCGTGGACGAGGCGTCGAAGAAGAACGTCCCTGTCATGGCCCACGCCCACGGCGACGAGGGCGCGTATGCGGCGGTAAAGGCCGGCGTGCGCAGCATCGAGCACGGGAGCTTCCTGAGCGACAGTACGTTGCAGCTGATGAGGCAGAAGGGGACCTTTCTCGTCCCCACGTACGTCACCGTCTTCGACCTCACGCAGCCCGGTGGCGACTACGACGACCCCGCGCTCACCATCCGCGGCGACTTCATGCTCCCCGCCCTGGGCGAGACGGTGAAGCGCGCGCACCGCATGGGGATCTCGATTGCCACCGGTGCCGACACGCAGTACGGCCCCGAGTCGCTCTCGCGCATCGCCGGCGAAGCCGCCTTCTTCGTCGCGCTGGGGATGACGCCGCTCGAGGCCATACGCTCGGCCACCATGGTCTCCGCCCGGCTCCTGGGGCTCGACCAGCGGATCGGGCAAGTGAAGGAGGGGTACGAGGCCGACCTGATCCTCGTCGAGTCCAACCCGCTGCAGGACATCCGCGCCCTCGCCGACGTCCTGGTCGTCATCTCGAACGGGACGATCGCCCTCAACCGCACCCCGTTCGCGAAACCCGCCCACTGATCCGGTCACGTGTTCCGCTGCCCCAGGAGCCTGATGCACCGCGCCCTGCTCGCCCTCGCCGTCGTTCCCATCGCGCTAAACGCCCAAGGCAGCGCGCCGGCCCGCGCGCTCGACAGCGCCAGCGCCCACGCCGTCGGCACCATCACCGAGAGCGACATCCAGCGACGCATCGCGATCATCGCCGATGACTCCATGGGCGGGCGCGACACTCCGTCGCGCGGG is from Gemmatimonadaceae bacterium and encodes:
- a CDS encoding amidohydrolase family protein, with the protein product MPNVVRPRAALPLSRRIFAALSIATAPSFVPSMGFAQAPTTPDLVITNASLIDGARGAFATGATVVIRDGKIAQVATGAATVPPGATVIDARGRYLLPGLIDAHTHIASLANARRALESGVTTIRSASTPAFQDVALREAVRGGVIAGPDVVAAGLFVSPELGDGMLGDPRLPRLAGAMQSEAGLREAVRINLDRGVDVIKTRGTERAGLPNTDPRKQSYTEQQLSWIVDEASKKNVPVMAHAHGDEGAYAAVKAGVRSIEHGSFLSDSTLQLMRQKGTFLVPTYVTVFDLTQPGGDYDDPALTIRGDFMLPALGETVKRAHRMGISIATGADTQYGPESLSRIAGEAAFFVALGMTPLEAIRSATMVSARLLGLDQRIGQVKEGYEADLILVESNPLQDIRALADVLVVISNGTIALNRTPFAKPAH